The DNA region CTCGCGCACGTCGTTCGCCACCTGATTCGCCAGGTTGGTTCGTCCGTCGTACATGGTGAGCAGGATCGTCGAGACCCGGAGGTTCGGATTGAGGTGCCGCTCGATGAGCTCGATGTTGCGCAACAGCTGGCTGAGTCCCTCGAGCGCGTAGTACTCGCACTGGATCGGGATCAGGACTTCCTGAGCCGCCACGAACGCGTTGATCGTGAGGAGACCAAGCGACGGCGGGCAGTCGATGAAGACGTAGTGGTACGGCTCGTCCAGCGACTGGAGGTACAGGTCGAGCGCCGTACGCAGCCGCTGCTCTCGAGCGACCAAGGAGACGAGTTCGATCTCAGCACCCGCGAGGTGGATCGTCGCCGGCACGCACCAGAGGGTGTCGGACTCGGGGGACCGCTGCACGGTGTCGGCCATCGCAGCCTCGTCGACGATGACGTCGTAGATGCTCGCGACCTCGGCCTGGTGGTCGACACCCAGGGCCGTCGACGCGTTGCCCTGTGGGTCGAGGTCGATCACGAGCACCCGTGCGCCACCGTGGGCGAGGCCGGCGGCCAAGTTGACGGTCGTCGTGGTCTTCCCGACGCCGCCCTTCTGGTTCGACACGGTGATGATCCGCGTCTTCGGGGGCAACGGGAACTGCTGCGTCGCGATCGCACGGCGCCGGCGGTTCAGGTCGGCGATCTCGCGAGCAAGCGGAGTCGACGCGTCGTAATCGGTCGATGAGCTCAACGAGTGCCTCTTCCCCGGTTCGATGTTTCACGTGAAACGTGGAGCAGCACGCGATCAGTTGTCCCGATCCGAGCCGCAGGGTCAGTCAACTGTAGCCCGGAAGACCCGCGTGGTCTCTGCGACCACACCGTCCCCGAGCTCGAGGACCTCGACGTCCGAGAGGTGCTGGCGCAGGATGACCTTGCGTGCCTTCTCGATCTCGTCTTCGACGCGCGCACCCTTCATGAGGATGAGCTGCCCGCCCGAGCGGACGAGTGGAACCGTCATCGGGATGAGCTTCGACAACGCACTGACCGCGCGGGCCGTGACCTGGTCGACGACGATGTCGTCGGAGACGTCCTCGGCGCGGCCGCGGACCACCGTCACGTTGGACAGCCCGAGCCTGCTCGCCTCGTTGGTGAGCCAATCCACTCGACGCTCCATCGGCTCGATGAGCGTGAAGTGCACGTCCGGACGGGCGATCGCGAGCACGAGACCGGGCAGTCCCGCACCCGAGCCGACGTCGGCAACCCGACCGCGGGCCTCCAGGAGGGGCGCCAGCAACGCTGAGTTGAGTATGTGTCGCGTCCAGAGTCGAGGCAACTCGAGCGGGCCGATCAGGCCCAGCTCCTCGCCCCGGCGAGCCAGCTCGTTCGTGAACGAACGAGCCGTCTCGATCTGTTCGCCGAAGAGCGCGGACGCAGCCGCAGGCTCAGCCTCGAGCACCGGAGCAGCGTCCGGAGCGGTGGGCGCGGTGGCCGAGGACACCGACTCGTCCGTCATCGGGTGACGACCGTGTGGCGGTCCCGACCCTCACCCTCGGACTCCGAGTGGAAGCCCTTCTCAGCGACGAGGTCGTGGACCAGCTTGCGCTCGTACGACGACATCGGGGGGAGTGCTGCGGACGACGATCCGGCTTCGATGCGCTCGACGGCGGTGTCGACCAGTCGCTGCAGCTCGTCGGCACGAGCGTCACGGGAGCCGCCCACGTCGAGGATGAGCCGGCTGAACTCGCCCGTCTCGGCCTGGACGGCGATGCGGGTGAGTTCCTGCAGCGCGGTCACGGTGTCCGGCTTGGAGAGGACGCGGAGCGCCTCTCCGTCATCGGTGACCGACAGGTACACGCGACCGGCGCGCTCCTCGATCTCGATGTCTCCGTCGAGGTCGCAGATGTCGAGGAGTTCCTCGATGTAGTCCGCAGCGATGTCAGCCTCGTCACGGGCGTCCTCGTCCGGAACCTCGGTCGTGTCGACGGCTGCGGCGGTGTCCTGCTCGGTCAATTACTTCTTCCCGTTCTTCTTCGAGCGCTGCTTGCCGACCGGCTGCGAACGCTGAGTGGTGACGCGCACGGCCTCGATCTCGGCGGCGCCAGCACCGGCTCCGGCTTCGGCGAGCACCGGGTTCGAGATCCCGCGACGCTGGGCCTTCTTGGCCAGACGCGCCTCACGCGCCAGAGCCGCCTCGGATCCGGGCGTCGGCATGCTGCGGATGACGAAGTACTGCTGCGCCATCGTCCAGAGGTTGGAGGCGAGCCAGTAGAACATGACGCCGAGGGGGAAGCTCAGACCCGAGATCACGAAGACCAGCGGGAGGATGTACAGCATCATCTTCTGCTGGCGGTACATCGGCGACGCCTTGGTCTCCGGCGACATGTTCTTGGCAACGAGCTGCAGCTGCGTGATGAACTGCGAGGCCGTCATGACCACGATCATGAAGCCGGCGATCGCACGAACCTCCCACCCGGAGGCATTCGTGAACGTCTCGTGCAGGGGAGCACCGAACAGGGCCGCGTTGCCGAACGACGCCGCGAGGTCGTTCGTGAGCAGGCCGATGCCCGTCTTGTTGATCTGCGCTTCGTGCAGCACCGAGTACAGCGAGAAGAAGATCGGCATCTGCAGCAGCAGCGGCAGGCAGGAGCTCAGCGGGTTGGTGCCCGTCTCCTTGTACAGCGCCATGGTCTCGCGGCTCATGGCCTCACGCGAGAATTGGTCCTTCTTGCCCTTGTACTTGTCCTGGATCTTCTTCAGCTGCGGCGCGACCTCGAGCATGCGGCGCTGCGACTTGATCTGCCGCACGAAGATCGGGATCAGCGCGGCGCGGACCACGAAGGTCAGGAAGATGATGGAGAGGACCCAGGTGATACCCGCGCCCGGGTCCATGCCGATGCTCTCGAAGATCCAGTGGAAGCCGACGAGGATGGCCGAGACCACCCATTTGAGCGGCCAGAGGACGAATCCGATGATGTCCATGGGGACGGCTACGCCTTTCGAGTGCGCTGGGGGAGCAGGACCGGCCGGGCCGTTCCGACCGCGGGGTGCGGCTGCTGCGGGATCGGCGCGAGGACGAACCCGAACCGGTTGACGACGAACGGGCGACGACGTTCCGTGACGTCGTCGATGCCGCCTGCAGCCCAGGGGTTGCAGCGAGCGATACGCCAGGCGCCCATCGCGGATCCGCGGACGACGCCGTACTGCTGGATCGCTTCGAGGGCGTACCGGGAGCACGACGGGTGGTACCGGCAGACGTTGCCGTACAGCGGGGAGATCACTGCACGGTAGGCCCGGAGCACGACGACGCA from Curtobacterium sp. MCJR17_020 includes:
- the yidD gene encoding membrane protein insertion efficiency factor YidD, producing the protein MNRIQWTRLAWVAALLPRNACVVVLRAYRAVISPLYGNVCRYHPSCSRYALEAIQQYGVVRGSAMGAWRIARCNPWAAGGIDDVTERRRPFVVNRFGFVLAPIPQQPHPAVGTARPVLLPQRTRKA
- a CDS encoding ParA family protein; this translates as MSSSTDYDASTPLAREIADLNRRRRAIATQQFPLPPKTRIITVSNQKGGVGKTTTTVNLAAGLAHGGARVLVIDLDPQGNASTALGVDHQAEVASIYDVIVDEAAMADTVQRSPESDTLWCVPATIHLAGAEIELVSLVAREQRLRTALDLYLQSLDEPYHYVFIDCPPSLGLLTINAFVAAQEVLIPIQCEYYALEGLSQLLRNIELIERHLNPNLRVSTILLTMYDGRTNLANQVANDVREHFGDQVLKAMIPRSVRVSEAPSYGQSVVAYDVNSTGSLSYLEAAAEIAARGA
- the rsmG gene encoding 16S rRNA (guanine(527)-N(7))-methyltransferase RsmG, which codes for MTDESVSSATAPTAPDAAPVLEAEPAAASALFGEQIETARSFTNELARRGEELGLIGPLELPRLWTRHILNSALLAPLLEARGRVADVGSGAGLPGLVLAIARPDVHFTLIEPMERRVDWLTNEASRLGLSNVTVVRGRAEDVSDDIVVDQVTARAVSALSKLIPMTVPLVRSGGQLILMKGARVEDEIEKARKVILRQHLSDVEVLELGDGVVAETTRVFRATVD
- a CDS encoding R3H domain-containing nucleic acid-binding protein, whose amino-acid sequence is MTEQDTAAAVDTTEVPDEDARDEADIAADYIEELLDICDLDGDIEIEERAGRVYLSVTDDGEALRVLSKPDTVTALQELTRIAVQAETGEFSRLILDVGGSRDARADELQRLVDTAVERIEAGSSSAALPPMSSYERKLVHDLVAEKGFHSESEGEGRDRHTVVTR
- the yidC gene encoding membrane protein insertase YidC — protein: MDIIGFVLWPLKWVVSAILVGFHWIFESIGMDPGAGITWVLSIIFLTFVVRAALIPIFVRQIKSQRRMLEVAPQLKKIQDKYKGKKDQFSREAMSRETMALYKETGTNPLSSCLPLLLQMPIFFSLYSVLHEAQINKTGIGLLTNDLAASFGNAALFGAPLHETFTNASGWEVRAIAGFMIVVMTASQFITQLQLVAKNMSPETKASPMYRQQKMMLYILPLVFVISGLSFPLGVMFYWLASNLWTMAQQYFVIRSMPTPGSEAALAREARLAKKAQRRGISNPVLAEAGAGAGAAEIEAVRVTTQRSQPVGKQRSKKNGKK